One Frankia alni ACN14a DNA window includes the following coding sequences:
- a CDS encoding DUF5667 domain-containing protein: MRAARGRDRRSAGVEQPGPRQRGSRWWRPRRARARAERVASLLDGRRAPTDAADLRLVTAATALRDLPSPRMSPARRDAVRTRLLAFLAEQSNAEQTSTEQTSTEQTSAEQTSADQGSTEQTSTAPASPAPASPARAEPAVARGSGVTGRRVRSAPPPRGRVLRAARPLLAVSLAAAVALAGLAVSAEDALPGETLYSVKRGVENLQVSLVRDPVAKAKTRLDVAGTRMSELRAITLGDGAPLDRPGAGGTRTEAATGVPPTAAAGVPEASSLAGVGTLSSALRTSASATGPAGPTHQGSGPAEDPSHRGDPSNHEGPVGPPRTAGTPLPLLPVRLPPSPGPLPPAALLPPAELLFPAEPLPPGGPPAPVVPRTPRVAAAPNPTAAPNPTAAPNPATTSGTADASPTAVASTRAPAPPGRHADAGTVNSLLRAWCAQARAGSRVLLARAFAGNADAWATMDTFTTEQSDRLSPVLAALPLGTTGAAQAAVDLIGEFRRALGPRLPRTTAATATHPTSAVPTPAPTTSPQDLPPPVTPDSPTSPNDADPSTAPTPASSPIGGADDEAPGTTGAERAAELAAPSPAAAPGRPSPAAPAAPPDASSTRSAAKAPRTPAIAVPATTDASTTAVPSQTDATGQTGTASQSSSTGQPSSTDQGDKTGQGDNADQGDNAGLTGIDRWEPAGGDDTAPASGTAPTASTTTGATTDYGLAD; encoded by the coding sequence GTGAGGGCAGCGCGCGGCCGCGACCGGCGTTCCGCCGGGGTGGAGCAACCCGGGCCTCGGCAGCGCGGCTCCCGGTGGTGGCGGCCGCGGCGAGCCCGCGCCCGCGCCGAGCGGGTCGCCTCGCTGCTGGACGGCCGACGAGCCCCGACCGACGCCGCCGACCTGCGCCTGGTGACCGCGGCGACGGCCCTGCGCGACCTGCCGTCCCCCCGCATGAGTCCGGCGCGCCGTGACGCCGTGCGCACCCGCCTGCTCGCCTTCCTCGCCGAACAGTCCAACGCCGAACAGACGAGCACTGAGCAGACGAGCACTGAGCAGACGAGCGCTGAGCAGACGAGCGCTGACCAGGGCAGCACCGAACAGACCAGCACCGCACCGGCAAGCCCCGCACCGGCCAGCCCCGCACGTGCCGAGCCCGCCGTGGCCCGCGGATCGGGCGTGACCGGACGGCGGGTGCGTTCGGCCCCGCCACCACGAGGCCGGGTCCTGCGCGCCGCCCGCCCGCTGCTGGCCGTCTCCCTGGCCGCCGCGGTCGCCCTGGCCGGTCTCGCCGTCAGCGCGGAGGACGCCCTGCCCGGGGAGACGCTCTACAGCGTCAAACGGGGGGTCGAGAACCTTCAGGTATCGCTGGTGCGCGATCCGGTCGCCAAGGCGAAGACCCGCCTCGACGTGGCCGGCACCCGCATGAGCGAGTTGCGCGCCATCACTCTCGGCGACGGCGCCCCCCTCGACCGCCCCGGTGCCGGCGGCACCCGCACCGAGGCGGCTACCGGGGTTCCGCCGACGGCGGCGGCCGGCGTACCCGAGGCATCCTCGCTGGCCGGGGTCGGCACGCTCTCGTCGGCCCTGCGGACATCCGCGTCGGCCACCGGTCCCGCGGGCCCCACCCACCAGGGGTCAGGCCCTGCGGAGGACCCGTCACACCGGGGTGATCCGTCGAACCACGAAGGTCCGGTCGGCCCGCCGCGCACCGCAGGGACGCCCCTTCCCCTCCTGCCCGTCCGGCTCCCCCCGTCCCCCGGGCCTCTCCCACCCGCCGCACTCCTCCCCCCTGCCGAACTCCTCTTCCCTGCCGAGCCTCTCCCGCCCGGCGGGCCTCCCGCCCCGGTTGTGCCGCGCACCCCGCGCGTGGCGGCAGCGCCGAACCCGACAGCCGCGCCGAACCCGACAGCCGCGCCGAACCCGGCAACCACCTCGGGCACGGCGGATGCCTCGCCCACGGCAGTTGCCTCGACGCGGGCCCCCGCCCCGCCCGGCCGTCACGCGGATGCCGGCACGGTCAACAGCCTGCTGCGGGCCTGGTGCGCCCAGGCGCGGGCCGGTTCGCGTGTGCTGCTCGCCCGCGCCTTCGCCGGGAACGCCGATGCGTGGGCGACGATGGACACCTTCACCACCGAGCAGTCCGACCGGCTGAGTCCCGTCCTCGCCGCCCTTCCCCTCGGTACGACCGGTGCCGCCCAGGCGGCGGTCGACCTCATCGGCGAGTTCCGCCGGGCCCTCGGCCCCCGGCTCCCGCGGACGACGGCCGCCACCGCGACGCATCCCACGAGCGCCGTGCCCACCCCAGCGCCGACCACGTCCCCGCAGGACCTCCCGCCGCCCGTCACGCCGGACAGTCCGACCTCCCCGAACGATGCCGATCCGAGCACTGCGCCGACGCCGGCCAGCAGCCCGATCGGCGGCGCTGACGACGAGGCGCCCGGTACGACCGGGGCGGAGCGGGCCGCCGAACTGGCCGCGCCGAGTCCGGCAGCCGCGCCGGGGCGGCCGAGCCCCGCGGCCCCGGCCGCGCCACCCGACGCATCCTCGACGAGGTCAGCGGCCAAGGCTCCGCGCACACCAGCCATCGCCGTGCCGGCGACCACCGACGCCAGCACGACCGCAGTCCCCAGCCAGACCGATGCCACCGGTCAGACCGGCACCGCCAGCCAGTCGAGCAGCACTGGCCAGCCGAGCAGCACCGACCAAGGAGACAAAACCGGCCAAGGGGATAACGCCGACCAAGGGGACAACGCCGGCCTGACGGGCATCGACAGGTGGGAGCCTGCGGGCGGCGACGACACGGCCCCCGCGAGCGGCACGGCCCCGACGGCCAGCACCACGACGGGCGCCACCACGGACTACGGGCTCGCCGACTGA
- a CDS encoding class II 3-deoxy-7-phosphoheptulonate synthase — MAVGTVPWCLVSALDVWRTLPAKQQPSWPDLEELQSAYNQLAALPPLVTAPEVRSLTERLAMVARGEAFLLQGGDCAETFAANTANKIRDKVKTLLQMAVVLTYGASTPVVKVARIAGQYSKPRSADIESSTGLPSYRGDAVNDIAATAAARRPDPMRMVASYHQSAITLNLVRAFATGGFADLSKVHEWNKAFVRDSAAGRRYEVMATNIERALAFMAACGIDLGSAALTGVELFTSHEGLLLEYERALTRVEDATGNPYDLSAHMIWIGERTRDLGGAHVDLLSRVGNPIGCKIGPKASPDEVLELAERLNPQHVPGRLTLITRMGAGKIRDALPPIIEKVNAAGPPVVWSCDPMHGNTRDVSGIKTRHFDDVLDEVFGFFEVHKALGTHPGGLHIELTGENVTECLGGAELIGEEDLGGRYETACDPRLNTGQALELAFLVAEMLQQARGERAAAMQELPTA, encoded by the coding sequence ATGGCGGTCGGGACCGTACCCTGGTGTCTCGTGAGCGCATTGGATGTCTGGCGGACCCTTCCGGCCAAGCAGCAGCCGTCGTGGCCCGACCTCGAGGAACTGCAGTCCGCCTACAACCAGCTTGCGGCACTTCCCCCGCTGGTCACCGCGCCGGAGGTGCGTTCGCTCACCGAGCGCCTCGCGATGGTCGCCCGGGGTGAGGCGTTCCTGCTCCAGGGCGGTGACTGCGCCGAGACCTTCGCGGCGAACACCGCCAACAAGATCCGTGACAAGGTCAAGACGCTGCTGCAGATGGCGGTCGTGCTCACCTACGGCGCGAGCACGCCGGTGGTGAAGGTCGCCCGCATCGCCGGCCAGTACTCCAAGCCGCGCTCGGCGGACATCGAGTCGAGCACCGGCCTGCCGTCCTACCGCGGCGACGCCGTCAACGACATCGCGGCGACGGCTGCGGCCCGCCGGCCGGACCCGATGCGCATGGTCGCCTCCTACCACCAGAGCGCGATAACGCTGAACCTCGTCCGGGCGTTCGCCACGGGCGGGTTCGCGGACCTGTCGAAGGTCCACGAGTGGAACAAGGCGTTCGTGCGGGACTCGGCGGCCGGCCGGCGCTACGAGGTGATGGCGACGAACATCGAGCGGGCGCTGGCCTTCATGGCGGCCTGCGGCATCGACCTCGGCAGCGCGGCGTTGACCGGGGTGGAGCTGTTCACCAGCCACGAGGGTCTCCTGCTGGAGTACGAGCGGGCCCTCACCCGCGTCGAGGACGCCACCGGCAACCCGTACGACCTGTCCGCGCACATGATCTGGATCGGGGAGCGGACCAGGGACCTCGGCGGCGCCCACGTCGACCTGCTGTCCCGGGTCGGCAACCCGATCGGCTGCAAGATCGGACCGAAGGCCAGCCCGGACGAGGTCCTCGAGCTGGCCGAGCGGCTCAACCCGCAGCACGTCCCCGGCCGGCTGACCCTGATCACCCGGATGGGCGCGGGCAAGATCCGGGACGCCCTTCCGCCCATCATCGAGAAGGTCAACGCCGCCGGGCCGCCGGTCGTCTGGTCCTGCGACCCGATGCACGGCAACACCCGCGACGTCAGTGGCATCAAGACCCGTCACTTCGACGACGTGCTCGACGAGGTCTTCGGCTTCTTCGAGGTGCACAAGGCCCTGGGCACCCACCCGGGCGGGCTGCACATCGAGCTGACCGGCGAGAACGTCACCGAGTGCCTCGGCGGCGCCGAGCTGATCGGCGAGGAGGACCTCGGCGGCCGCTACGAGACCGCCTGCGACCCGCGTCTGAACACCGGCCAGGCACTCGAGCTGGCCTTCCTCGTCGCCGAGATGCTCCAGCAGGCGCGGGGCGAGCGCGCCGCCGCGATGCAGGAGCTCCCCACCGCCTAG
- a CDS encoding 6-phosphofructokinase, whose translation MRIGVLTGGGDCPGLNAVIRAVVRKGESVYGHSFVGFRDGWRGPLTGDTVPLDTAAVRGILPRGGTILGSSRTNPYAAVDGPSLIRENLAAAEIDALVAIGGEDTLGVAAQLHAEGLPVVGVPKTIDNDLFATDYTFGFDTAVNIATEAIDRLHTTAESHHRVLIVEVMGRHAGWIALHSGMAGGANVILIPERPFDFDKVCAFVEARFATHYAPIIVAAEGATPIAGTLVTREGELDAFGHVRLQGIAQVLETEIRGRTGRDARATVLGHLQRGGTPTAFDRWLATRFGLHAVDAVHEGDFGVMVALHGTRIDRVPLAEATRELKTVPEELYNEAETFFG comes from the coding sequence ATGAGGATCGGTGTACTGACCGGTGGCGGCGACTGTCCCGGACTCAACGCGGTGATCAGGGCCGTCGTCCGCAAGGGCGAGAGCGTCTACGGGCACAGCTTCGTGGGGTTCCGGGACGGCTGGCGCGGGCCGCTGACCGGTGACACGGTGCCGCTCGACACCGCCGCCGTACGGGGCATCCTGCCGCGCGGCGGGACCATCCTCGGGTCGAGCCGCACGAACCCCTACGCCGCCGTGGACGGGCCGTCGCTCATCCGCGAGAACCTGGCCGCCGCCGAGATCGACGCGCTCGTCGCGATCGGCGGCGAGGACACCCTCGGCGTGGCCGCCCAGCTCCACGCCGAGGGTCTGCCCGTGGTCGGGGTCCCCAAGACCATCGACAACGACCTGTTCGCCACCGACTACACCTTCGGCTTCGACACCGCCGTCAACATCGCCACCGAGGCGATCGACCGCCTCCACACCACCGCGGAGAGCCACCACCGCGTGCTCATCGTCGAGGTGATGGGACGCCATGCCGGCTGGATAGCGCTGCACAGCGGCATGGCCGGCGGCGCGAACGTCATCCTCATCCCGGAACGGCCGTTCGACTTCGACAAGGTCTGCGCCTTCGTCGAGGCCCGCTTCGCGACCCACTACGCCCCGATCATCGTCGCCGCGGAGGGCGCGACCCCGATCGCCGGCACCCTGGTCACGAGGGAGGGCGAGCTCGACGCCTTCGGCCACGTCCGTCTGCAGGGCATCGCGCAGGTGCTCGAGACCGAGATCCGCGGCCGCACCGGCCGGGACGCCCGCGCCACCGTGCTCGGCCATCTCCAGCGTGGTGGCACGCCGACCGCGTTCGACCGCTGGCTCGCGACGCGCTTCGGCCTGCACGCCGTCGACGCGGTGCACGAGGGCGACTTCGGGGTGATGGTCGCCCTGCACGGGACCCGCATCGACCGCGTGCCGCTGGCGGAGGCGACCCGTGAGCTCAAGACGGTGCCCGAGGAGCTCTACAACGAGGCGGAGACCTTCTTCGGCTGA
- a CDS encoding polyadenylate-specific 3'-exoribonuclease AS: MGTRFFYDTEFIERREADHLWLDLVSIGIVSEDGAQRYYAVSTEFDPAFAVPWVRRNVLDQLPPPADPAWRSRARIREEIAALLTADGTPELWAWYGAYDHVVLCQLFGTMTDLPAALPRFTRDLRQLWEDVGRPALPPPPANAHDALADAVHNQARWEVLAPLRARVAAAPSPRR; the protein is encoded by the coding sequence GTGGGCACCCGATTCTTCTACGACACCGAGTTCATCGAGCGCCGTGAGGCCGATCATCTCTGGCTGGATCTGGTCAGCATCGGCATCGTCAGCGAGGACGGCGCGCAGCGCTACTACGCCGTGTCCACCGAGTTCGACCCGGCCTTCGCGGTGCCGTGGGTCCGTCGCAACGTCCTCGACCAGCTACCGCCGCCCGCCGACCCGGCGTGGCGGTCCCGCGCGCGGATCCGCGAGGAGATCGCCGCGCTGCTGACCGCCGACGGCACGCCGGAGCTCTGGGCCTGGTACGGCGCCTATGACCACGTGGTGCTCTGCCAGCTCTTCGGGACGATGACCGACCTGCCCGCGGCGCTTCCGCGGTTCACCCGGGACCTGCGTCAGCTCTGGGAGGACGTCGGCCGCCCGGCACTGCCGCCGCCGCCGGCCAACGCCCACGATGCCCTCGCCGACGCCGTGCACAACCAGGCTCGCTGGGAGGTCCTCGCCCCGCTGCGGGCCCGCGTCGCCGCTGCTCCGTCCCCGCGGCGCTGA
- a CDS encoding lysophospholipid acyltransferase family protein: MFYWVLKAVLTPILRVVWRPWVEGAENIPLEGPAILAGNHLSFLDHFFLPVVVPRRVTFLAKSDYFTEAGVKGWFKRVFFSGAGQIPIDRSGGKASEGALRSGVRVLRQGRLIGIYPEGTRSPDGRLYRGKIGVARMALEAGVPVIPVAMIGTFEVQPPGQLVPKIRRIGMRVGRPLDFSRYADMADDRFVLRSITDQIMYELMALSGQEYVDMYAKRAKEEIAAARAAGTSVPAGRSTPAAGTLPAAGTGTTAGTGTTAGTGSVPAAAGHVPAAGAVAGIPEGPAAAAGERPARPVAAPTRPRGSDDHADRAV, encoded by the coding sequence TTGTTCTACTGGGTGCTCAAGGCGGTCCTGACGCCGATCCTTCGGGTGGTCTGGCGTCCGTGGGTGGAGGGAGCCGAGAACATCCCCCTGGAGGGCCCCGCGATCCTCGCCGGCAACCACCTCTCCTTTCTGGATCACTTCTTCCTGCCGGTGGTGGTGCCGCGTCGGGTGACCTTCCTGGCCAAGAGCGACTACTTCACCGAGGCTGGCGTCAAGGGCTGGTTCAAGCGCGTGTTCTTCAGCGGCGCCGGCCAGATCCCGATCGACCGCAGCGGCGGCAAGGCGAGCGAGGGTGCCCTGCGCTCCGGCGTGCGGGTCCTGCGTCAGGGCCGGCTGATCGGCATCTACCCGGAGGGCACCCGCTCGCCCGACGGTCGCCTCTACCGCGGCAAGATCGGCGTCGCCCGCATGGCCCTGGAGGCCGGCGTGCCGGTGATCCCGGTCGCGATGATCGGCACGTTCGAGGTGCAGCCGCCCGGACAGCTCGTCCCGAAGATCCGCCGGATCGGGATGCGGGTCGGTCGGCCCCTCGACTTCTCCCGCTACGCCGACATGGCGGACGACCGGTTCGTGCTGCGGTCGATCACCGACCAGATCATGTACGAACTGATGGCCCTGTCGGGCCAGGAGTACGTCGACATGTACGCCAAGCGGGCCAAGGAGGAGATTGCCGCCGCCCGTGCCGCTGGCACCTCGGTGCCGGCCGGACGGTCGACGCCGGCCGCGGGGACGCTGCCGGCTGCGGGGACGGGGACGACTGCCGGGACCGGCACGACTGCGGGTACGGGGTCGGTGCCGGCGGCGGCTGGACACGTGCCGGCGGCCGGGGCGGTGGCGGGGATCCCCGAGGGACCGGCCGCGGCGGCGGGCGAACGCCCGGCCCGGCCCGTGGCCGCGCCGACCCGCCCGCGCGGCTCCGACGACCACGCCGACCGGGCGGTCTGA
- a CDS encoding alpha/beta hydrolase, whose amino-acid sequence MAGSTGTAVLPGAEPFEFAGGPVGVLLVHGFTGSPGSMRPWGESLAAAGLTVSCPLLPGHGTRWQDMVPTTWPDWYATVQGAFLRLRADCEQVFVMGLSMGGTLTLRLAEEHGSDLAGVVTVNASLSTERWHAALAPLLGRFIPAVRGVAGDVKAKGVPEVGYDRVPLLAFASLRKLWGVTRGDLGRIECPVLAYRSVVDHVVEPSSGAILLAGVRAPIEERLLPDSWHVATLDNDKETIFKGSLDFVQQHAARALVPDTPRDDG is encoded by the coding sequence ATGGCGGGCTCCACCGGCACAGCCGTCCTACCCGGTGCCGAACCGTTCGAGTTCGCGGGTGGCCCGGTGGGCGTCCTGCTCGTCCACGGGTTCACCGGCTCGCCGGGCAGCATGCGGCCCTGGGGCGAGTCCCTCGCCGCCGCCGGGCTGACCGTCTCCTGCCCGCTGCTGCCGGGCCACGGCACCCGCTGGCAGGACATGGTTCCCACCACCTGGCCGGACTGGTACGCCACCGTGCAGGGCGCGTTCCTGCGCCTGCGGGCGGACTGTGAGCAGGTGTTCGTCATGGGCCTGTCGATGGGCGGGACGCTGACGCTGCGGCTGGCCGAGGAGCACGGCTCCGACCTCGCCGGCGTGGTCACCGTGAACGCGAGCCTGTCGACCGAGCGGTGGCACGCGGCGCTCGCCCCGCTGCTCGGGCGGTTCATCCCGGCCGTGCGCGGCGTCGCCGGCGACGTGAAGGCCAAGGGCGTGCCCGAGGTCGGTTACGACCGGGTGCCGCTGCTCGCGTTCGCCTCGCTGCGCAAGCTGTGGGGGGTGACCCGCGGCGACCTCGGGCGGATCGAGTGTCCGGTGCTCGCGTACCGCAGCGTCGTCGATCACGTGGTCGAGCCGAGCTCGGGGGCGATCCTGCTGGCCGGGGTGCGCGCGCCGATCGAGGAACGGCTGCTGCCGGACAGCTGGCACGTGGCAACCCTCGACAACGACAAGGAAACGATCTTCAAAGGCAGTCTGGACTTCGTCCAGCAGCATGCGGCGCGCGCGCTCGTGCCCGACACCCCCCGCGACGATGGCTGA
- a CDS encoding ornithine cyclodeaminase family domain, whose amino-acid sequence MRYHEKVEVHGHLMDTGVLARVLDDVLDYGGDYRVDHIDLGRSHDDESHAVITVGAETPRRLMRILMRIQVHGVNKVEAGTARCEAADRDGAFPPDFYSTTNLETVVHLDGQWVPVEHPEMDCGLVVSGGRVRTVPVTDVRAGDMIVCGVDGVKVVLPVTDHSSRIYAEYEALGAPLPSSTQPQAVLVKAIARQVREVKAEGAQVLWVAGQTVVSTGAAPALVALVEAGYVDVLFTGNALATLDVEAALYGSPLGLGPLRSGRVQRGSEQHIRAINTIRREGSIQAAVESGVLSQGIMHAMVKANKTFVLVGSVRDDGPLPDVHTDVVEGQRAMRAALRGVGYALMIASAQHSVATGNILPASIPVACVDVNPTTVHALTERTSAHAVGVVADTGLFLEELAVELVPDFRPPRPGPGGPGA is encoded by the coding sequence GTGCGTTACCACGAGAAGGTCGAGGTGCACGGGCACCTCATGGACACCGGTGTACTGGCCAGGGTGCTCGACGACGTGCTGGACTACGGCGGCGACTACCGGGTGGATCACATCGACCTGGGGCGCAGCCACGACGACGAGTCCCACGCGGTCATCACCGTCGGCGCCGAGACGCCGCGGCGGCTCATGCGCATCCTCATGCGGATCCAGGTCCACGGGGTGAACAAGGTCGAGGCGGGCACGGCGCGCTGCGAGGCCGCGGACCGCGACGGTGCCTTCCCGCCGGACTTCTACTCGACCACGAACCTGGAGACCGTCGTCCATCTCGACGGCCAGTGGGTCCCGGTGGAGCACCCCGAGATGGACTGCGGCCTGGTCGTCTCCGGCGGGCGCGTCCGCACCGTCCCGGTGACGGACGTCCGCGCCGGCGACATGATCGTCTGCGGGGTGGACGGGGTGAAGGTCGTCCTGCCGGTCACCGACCACTCCAGCCGGATCTACGCCGAGTACGAGGCGCTCGGCGCACCGCTTCCGAGCTCGACCCAGCCGCAGGCGGTCCTGGTGAAGGCGATCGCCCGCCAGGTCCGCGAGGTCAAGGCCGAGGGCGCCCAGGTGCTGTGGGTCGCCGGGCAGACGGTCGTCAGCACCGGCGCCGCACCCGCGCTCGTCGCCCTGGTCGAGGCCGGCTACGTCGACGTGCTGTTCACCGGGAACGCGCTGGCGACCCTGGACGTGGAGGCGGCGCTCTACGGCTCCCCGCTCGGCCTCGGGCCGCTGCGCAGCGGCCGGGTGCAGCGTGGCAGCGAGCAGCACATCCGCGCGATCAACACGATCCGCCGCGAGGGCTCGATCCAGGCCGCGGTGGAGTCCGGCGTCCTCTCCCAGGGGATCATGCACGCGATGGTGAAGGCGAACAAGACCTTCGTGCTCGTCGGTTCCGTGCGCGACGACGGCCCGCTGCCCGACGTCCACACCGACGTGGTCGAGGGGCAGCGGGCGATGCGCGCGGCGCTGCGCGGAGTCGGCTACGCACTGATGATCGCCAGCGCCCAACACTCCGTGGCCACCGGCAACATCCTGCCGGCGTCGATTCCGGTCGCCTGCGTCGACGTGAACCCGACGACGGTGCACGCCCTCACGGAACGCACCAGCGCGCACGCCGTCGGGGTCGTCGCCGACACGGGCCTGTTCCTGGAGGAGCTCGCCGTCGAGCTGGTGCCGGACTTCCGCCCACCCCGACCGGGGCCGGGCGGCCCGGGCGCCTGA
- a CDS encoding ROK family glucokinase — translation MSTIVSGSSDRPGSPDGSGNADRPGAPDSSSARPAGSDAPLSPLPPAVADRSADDDRCTAGLTIGVDVGGTKVAAGVVDGAGTVLASVRRPTPGHSASEVADTIAAVVAELSADYEVKAVGIGAASWIDADRSRVLFAPNLAWRDEPLRDEVSGRVGLPVVVENDANAMAWAEYRFGAGRGRRDLVCLTVGTGIGSGIVLGGELYRGAFGIGAETGHMRMVPDGHLCGCGNRGCWEQYASGRALVRAARQIAATDPSAAASMLEACGGDAERLTGPDVTEAARKGDAAAIRCLTEIGHWLGEGMATLTAVLDPDRFVIGGGVSDSGDLLLGPARERFAQTVPGRAHRPPAEVVIAELGSQAGLVGAADLARI, via the coding sequence GTGAGCACCATTGTTTCCGGCAGCTCGGATCGTCCCGGCAGCCCGGATGGTTCCGGTAACGCGGATCGTCCCGGCGCGCCGGACAGCTCCTCAGCCCGTCCCGCGGGCTCGGACGCCCCGCTCAGCCCCCTCCCGCCCGCCGTCGCGGACAGGTCGGCCGACGACGACCGGTGCACCGCGGGCCTCACGATCGGCGTGGACGTCGGGGGGACGAAGGTCGCCGCCGGCGTCGTCGACGGCGCCGGCACCGTCCTCGCGTCGGTCCGGCGCCCGACTCCCGGTCATTCGGCGTCCGAGGTCGCGGACACCATCGCCGCCGTGGTGGCGGAGCTCAGCGCCGACTACGAGGTGAAGGCGGTCGGCATCGGCGCGGCCAGCTGGATCGACGCGGACCGCTCGCGGGTCCTGTTCGCTCCCAACCTCGCCTGGCGCGACGAGCCGCTGCGCGACGAGGTGAGCGGCCGCGTCGGGCTGCCCGTCGTCGTCGAGAACGACGCCAACGCGATGGCCTGGGCCGAGTACCGGTTCGGTGCCGGGCGGGGGCGCCGTGACCTGGTCTGTCTCACGGTGGGCACGGGTATCGGCAGCGGCATCGTCCTCGGTGGCGAGCTCTACCGCGGCGCGTTCGGCATCGGCGCGGAGACCGGCCACATGCGGATGGTGCCCGACGGCCACCTGTGCGGGTGCGGCAACCGCGGCTGCTGGGAGCAGTACGCCAGCGGTCGGGCGCTGGTCCGCGCCGCGCGCCAGATCGCGGCGACGGATCCGTCCGCAGCCGCGTCGATGTTGGAGGCGTGCGGGGGTGACGCCGAGCGGCTGACCGGCCCGGATGTCACCGAGGCGGCCCGCAAGGGGGACGCGGCGGCGATCCGCTGCCTGACCGAGATCGGCCACTGGCTCGGCGAGGGCATGGCGACTCTGACCGCCGTGCTGGACCCGGACCGTTTCGTCATCGGCGGCGGGGTGTCGGACTCCGGCGACCTGCTGCTCGGCCCGGCCCGGGAGCGGTTCGCCCAGACGGTGCCCGGCCGCGCGCATCGGCCCCCGGCCGAGGTGGTCATCGCCGAGCTCGGTTCCCAGGCCGGTCTCGTCGGCGCCGCCGACCTCGCCCGGATCTGA
- a CDS encoding ArsA family ATPase has translation MRCVLFTGKGGAGTTTVAAATAILAAQRGHRTLVLSVDPAAGLSGALDHPVGADPTDLEPGLTGQQVDLRRAVGTRWPAVREVLADTWPSFDVDPVELEELAFLPGAIETLTLLELRDGLASADHDVVIVDGGPVAGLLRLLAFPETLSWYCRRLLPPDGAFARWLRPGFGWAGAFGGRWGNLAAPAYDTVSRVHRAAVDLRAILTDHAATSIRLVLTPESGALATARSSLTALSLHGFTLDGVVVNRIFSPAGADAWRAGWAAAHREALAEITGAFAPTPILPVSYRAGEPVGLEELAAFGAATYGELDPAGVLGASPTGAGEQPRVERTDDGYALSFGLPFVDGSQIDLARLGDDLIITVGAFRRAVPLPAALRRCDVSAARLRDDRLVVSFVPDPDQWVRA, from the coding sequence GTGCGGTGTGTGCTCTTCACCGGGAAGGGCGGCGCCGGCACCACGACGGTGGCGGCGGCGACCGCGATCCTTGCCGCGCAACGGGGTCATCGCACCCTGGTCCTGTCCGTCGATCCGGCGGCCGGGCTCTCCGGCGCGCTTGACCACCCCGTCGGTGCCGACCCGACCGACCTCGAACCCGGGCTGACCGGTCAGCAGGTCGACCTGCGCCGCGCCGTCGGCACGCGCTGGCCGGCCGTGCGCGAGGTGTTGGCCGACACCTGGCCGTCCTTCGACGTCGATCCGGTCGAGCTCGAGGAGCTGGCCTTCCTGCCCGGTGCCATCGAGACGCTGACCCTGCTCGAACTGCGTGACGGGCTGGCCAGTGCCGACCACGACGTCGTCATCGTCGACGGTGGCCCGGTCGCCGGCCTGCTGCGGCTGCTCGCCTTCCCGGAGACGCTGTCGTGGTACTGCCGGCGGCTGCTGCCGCCCGACGGCGCCTTCGCCCGCTGGCTGCGGCCCGGTTTCGGCTGGGCGGGCGCGTTCGGCGGCCGGTGGGGCAACCTCGCCGCGCCCGCCTACGACACGGTCTCCCGGGTGCACCGCGCCGCCGTGGATCTGCGGGCGATCCTGACCGATCACGCGGCCACCAGCATCCGGCTGGTGCTCACTCCGGAGAGTGGGGCGCTGGCCACGGCGCGCAGCAGCCTGACCGCGCTGTCGCTGCATGGCTTCACCCTCGACGGCGTGGTCGTCAACCGGATCTTCTCGCCGGCCGGGGCGGACGCCTGGCGGGCCGGCTGGGCCGCCGCCCACCGCGAGGCACTCGCCGAGATCACCGGGGCGTTCGCGCCGACCCCGATCCTCCCGGTGAGCTATCGGGCCGGCGAACCGGTCGGCCTGGAGGAGCTTGCGGCCTTCGGCGCGGCGACGTACGGCGAGCTCGACCCGGCGGGGGTCCTCGGCGCCTCGCCGACCGGGGCCGGCGAACAGCCGCGGGTCGAGCGCACCGACGACGGGTACGCGCTGTCGTTCGGGTTGCCGTTCGTCGACGGCTCCCAGATCGACCTGGCCCGGCTGGGCGACGATCTGATCATCACCGTCGGCGCGTTTCGCCGGGCGGTCCCACTGCCCGCGGCGCTGCGCCGCTGCGACGTCAGTGCCGCCCGGCTGCGTGACGATCGGCTGGTGGTCTCGTTCGTACCCGATCCGGATCAGTGGGTGCGGGCATGA